The Amycolatopsis sp. QT-25 genomic sequence GGTGAAATTGCACATCCGCCGGACGCCGGGCGGTCCCGAGACGGCCGTCTACGTCCACGGCCTCGGCGGCTCGGCCACGAATTGGACCGATCTCGCCGCTCTTTTGGCGCCCCAGGCGGCAGGTACTTCGGTCGATCTGCCCGGGTTCGGCTATTCGGAGCCGCCCGACGCTTTCGATTTCAGTCTCGACGCGCACGCCGAAATCGTGGCGAGCCACATCGAAAGCCTGGACCGCGGGCCGGTGCACCTGTTCGGCAACTCGATGGGCGGCGCGGTCGCGCTGCTCGTCGCGGCCCGGCGCCCGGAACTGGTGAAGACGCTGACGCTGATCTCGCCGGCGATGCCGGATCTCCGTCCCAGCATGAAGCGCCTGTCCGATCCGCGGATGGCGTTCGCGTACCTGCCGCTGATCGGCCCGCGAGTGCGCCGTCAGCTGGCCGCGCTCGACCCGCGCGAACGCGCCATGCAGGTCATCAAGCTGTGCTTCGCCGACCCGGGCCGTTTCGCCGAAAGCAGGCTGGACGAGCTCGAGGAGGAGCACAGCGCTCGCGCCGCCTTCGCCTGGGCCACCCCCGCGCTCGCTCGCAGCACGTTCGGCATCTTCCGGACGTGGTCCGCGCGCGGACCCGCGTCGCTGTGGGCCGTCGCGCCGAACGTCGCCGCGCCCACACTGGTCGTCTGGGGGCAGCACGACCGGGTGATCTCCGTCCGGCGCGCGGAGCGCACCGCTCGGCTACTTCCGCACGCCCGGCTGCTCGTTCTCCCCCGAACCGGCCACGTGGCGCAGATGGAACGCCCGAATGTCGTAGCGAAGGCCGTTTTGGGCATGTGGGAAGCGGTGGAATCCGGCACCTGGTAGTCCATTCGGGTGGGCAGGACACGCTGCGTGAAGGGCCGGTCGCTCACAACATCACAGTTCGGTTATGGCACCCTGGTTGCCGTGGACCGGGTGAAGCAAGGCGCGCAGGGCGAAGGACGGCGGTCTCAGTACTCCGCCTCCGGTCGCCGTTCGTCACGTACCCAGCCTCGGATCTCCGACGCGCCGCGCACCGGGCAGTACCGGCCGACGCCGCCGCCGTCGCAGCGGCTCGACGAGGACCGCTATCGCCCCGGCGGCCGCCGGACCAGTGCGCAGCCGCTCAGCGCGTCCTGGAAGCCGCACGAGCCGGGCGCCGCCGAGCCCCGGGAAGGCAAGAGCAAGGGCGGCATCGGCCACTTCGCCAAGATCTACGGCTGGCGGGTGTACGCGCTGCCGATCCTGGTGGTGATCACCGCGCTGGTCGTGTTCAACACCGCGACCGGCCCGCCCGAGCCGATCCCCGCGGACGGCGCGAGCCTCGCTTCGGCCGACGGTTCCGCGGGCAACGGCGGCGAGCCGGGCGCGGGGGTGGACGGGGGCGGCGACGTCCTTCCCGAGAACCCGGCCAAACCGGTCGATCTCAAGATCCCGACCGCGGATCTGCCCAAGGGCGGTGCCTTCACGCCGTCCGGTCAGGGCACCTATCACGTGGTGCCGGGCAAAGGCGACAAGGTCGGGACAGGGCAGTTGTACACCTACACCGTCGAGGTCGAGGACGGCATCGATCCGGCCAGCTACGGCGGTGACGACAGCTTCGCCACCATGGTGCAGGGCACGCTGTCCGATCCCAGAAGCTGGACGTGGGATGGGAAGAAGGCGCTCCAGCGTGTCGACGCGAGCTTCCCGAACCCGAGTTTCCGGGTGAGTCTCACCACACCGAACACCACGCATCGCCCGGATGTCTGCATGTTCCAGATCACCTACGAGACCTCGTGCTACCGGTCCAGTTTCGACAAGCGCGTGGTGATCAACCTCGCCCGCTGGGTGCGCGGAGCGATGGCGTTCGAGAGCGACATGGTCGCGTACCGTCAGTACGCCATCAACCACGAAGTCGGGCACGCCCTGGGCGGAAAACACGTGGGCTGCAAGGAGAACGGCGGGATCGCGCCGGTGATGATGCAGCAGACCTTCGGCGTTTCCAACAATTTCGTGGCGCAGCTGAACGATCTCCCCGGCGGTGACCGCGGCAAGGTGCCCGCCGACGGCCTGGTCTGCAAGCCGGGCTCCTGGCCGAACCAGACACCCTAGTCCCACCCTCCCCTCCACCGGAATTTCCCAGAATGTGAAACACGGGAAGTCGTTTCCGCCGCCTGGTGTTGTAGATACTGGGATGCGACCGCGATCCACGCGAGATGGAGGACCCGATGTCAGGCACGCTGCCGCCGCTCGTCGAGCCGGCCGCCGAGCTCACCAAGGAAGAGGTGGCCCGGTACAGCCGTCACCTGATCATCCCGGACGTCGGGATGACCGGGCAGAAGCGGCTGAAGAACGCCAAGGTGCTGGTCATCGGGGCCGGCGGCCTCGGCAGCCCGGCGCTGCTGTACCTGGCCGCGGCCGGGGTCGGCACGCTCGGCATCGTCGACTTCGACGAGGTCGACGAATCGAACCTGCACCGCCAGGTCATCCACGGCCAGTCCGACATCGGCAAGCTCAAGGCCGCGTCGGCGCAGGAGACCATCGCCGAGATCAACCCCTTCGTGAAGGTGCACCTGCACACCGACCGGCTCGAGTCGTCGAACGCGCTGGAGCTGTTCGAGCAGTACGACCTGATCCTCGACGGAACCGACAACTTCGCGACGCGCTACCTGGTCAACGACGCCGCCGTGCTCACCGGCAAGCCCTACGTGTGGGGCTCGATCTACCGGTTCGAGGGGCAGGCGAGCGTGTTCTGGGAGGACGCGCCGAACGGCAAGGGCCTCAACTACCGCGACCTCTACCCCGAGCCGCCGCCGCCCGGCATGGTGCCGTCGTGCGCCGAGGGCGGGGTGCTGGGCGTGCTGTGCGCGTCGATCGGCTCGATCATGGTGAACGAGGCGATCAAGCTGATCACCGGCATCGGTGAGCCACTGCTGGGCAGGCTCGTCAGCTACGACGCGCTCGAGATGAAGTACCGCGAGGTCAAGATCCGCAAGGATCCGGAGACCCCGAAGATCACCGAGCTCATCGACTACGACGCCTTCTGCGGTGTTGTGTCCGACGAAGCCGCTTCGGCCGCTTCGGGGCACACGATCACTCCGGCGGAACTCAAGGCCAAGTTCGACAACGGCGACGACTTCGCCCTCATCGACGTCCGTGAGCCGCACGAGTACGAGATCGTGAACATCAAGGGCGCGACGCTGATCCCGAAGGACAAGATCCTCTCGGGCGAGGCGCTGTCGGAACTGCCGCAGGACAAGCCGATCGTGCTGCACTGCAAGTCGGGCGCGCGTTCGGCGGAGGCGCTCGCGGCGCTGCACCAGGCGGGGTTCAAGGACGCGACCCACCTCGGTGGCGGGGTGCTGGCCTGGGCGCGGCAGATCGACCAGAGTTTGCCGACCTACTGAGGTTCGTCGTTCGGCCCGCGCGCCGCGCTGGATCGGCCCCGGCAACCATCACCGAAGTACATGAAGGCCCCCTTCCTTGCGCCTGGGTACAGGAAGGGGGCCTTCATGTACCCAGGCACCAAGGCGAGGTGTCCGTCGGTGAGACGGCGCTGGGCCACGCGAGACCAGCGCGTCTTTTCGTCCGGGACGTGGAAGACGGGGTAACGTGCCGAGCCGTGCGTGCCACCCTCGAAAGCCCTCCGGAACACGTCTGTTCGGCGTTCGGCGGACGGACCGGTGACGCGGAACCGCTGCCCGGCACCACCGCCTGGCGCTACAACGATCTCGTGCTCAAGCCCGTCGTGGACAAGTCGCGGACGTTGTGGACGGCGCGGGCGCTGGAAGCCGTCGACGAGCCGGGGTTGCGGATCGCGAAGCCCGTTCGGTCCAGTGACGGCCGGTGGGTGGTCGGCGGCTGGTCGGCGAACCTGTTCGTGTCCGGGACGGCCGAGCACCGTTATGACGAGGTCGTGCACGCGGCGGTCAAGCTGCATCGGGCGACGGCCGGGTTGCCGCGGCCGGATTTTCCGGGGCGGCGCACCGAACTCGAGGCGCTGGCCGACAAACTCGCCTGGGGCGAGGCGGACCTGCCGCTCGACGAGAACAAGGGCGGCCGCTGGTTCGAGGTGCTGGCGGGTTCCCGAAGACCGGTCAACCTGCCGGATCAGGTCGTGCACGGGGACCTGCTGGCCGGCGTGCTGTTCGACGGTGACGCGGCCCCCGGCATCGTCGATTTCGTGCCGTACTACCGGCCCGGTGAATGGGGGGCCGCGATCGTCGCGGTCGACGCGCTGGCCTGGGGTGGCGCCACCATCGCTCTTCTCGAACGCTGGGCGCATCTGCCCGAATGGCCCCAGCTTCTCCTGCGGGCGATCCTCTTCCGCCTCGCCGCCAACGCCCTCGACCCGCGGTCGACGCGAGCGGCGCACGACGGGCTCCGCGCCGCCGCCCGCGACGTCAGCGCCGTGCTTTAGGTCCGTGAAGGCCCCCGGGTCAAGGGGCCTTCACGGACGGATCACTCGGTGCGCAGGTTCTCCGACCTCGCCGCCGAGCGCACGGACGGCACCGTCGACGCCGTCACCAGCGCCACCATCGCGACCGTCGCCGCGATGAGCAGCCCGACCGAGGACCAGTCGACGTACAGCCCTTCCCGGAACAGCCGCCTGCTCAGCGCGGTGACGGCGATCCCGGTCACCGTGGCGACCACGATGCCCAGCAGCAGCGGAATTCCGTTCTGCCACAACAAGGATCGGACGATCACCCGCACCGGGACACCGGTGGCGGACAGCGCCCCGAGCGACCGACGCCGTTCCCGGACCTGTTCCTGGGCGAGCACCGGCAGGCTGATCCCGGCCAGCGGCAGGACGACGATCTCGCCGGCTTGGAGCGTCAGCCCGGCCCCGGCCAGCGCCTGATCAGGGCCGAAGGTCTTGTGCAGGCCGAGCCCGTGTAACAACGGTGTTTCCACTGTGCGGTCCCCAGATCAGCGCGTCAGCTGGCGCGCGAGGTCGTCGAGGCGGGCGGCGGTGAGTTCCAGCCACCGCAGATCCGCTTCCAGGTGGAACAGCGCGTGGTCGCAGATCAGCTGGTCGGCGAGATCGCCGTCGGTCTTGCGGGCGGTGAGCTCGCGCATGGCGCGCAGGTGGGAGCTCCGCTGGGCGTCGAGCAGGTCCTGGGCGCCCCGGCCGGACAGGAGCGCGAGCACGACCTTGGTGTAGAGCGTGTTCTGCAGGTAGACCGAGGGACTTTCCGGGCTCTTCAGCCATTCCTCGACGTTGGCGACGCCTGCTTCGGTGATCGCGTACCGCTTCCGGGCCGGACCACTGCCCGCTTCGACGCCGTTCTCCTCGACCAGGCCGTTCTTCAGGAGCCGGTTCAGCGTCGAGTAGACCTGCCCGTAGTGCAGTGGACGGTCTTGCCGGAACTGCTTGTCGTAAAGCTGTTTGAGGTCGTAACCGTGCTTGGGACCGGCTTCGAGCAGGCCGAGCAGCGTGTTCCCGATGGACATGCGAGTGACTATAAACAGTATGTATACGCGGGATCTATACATCTTGTGTATAGCCGCAATTCGGTAACTGCTCGCGGTAGTTGCACGCGCAACGATCGCAAGCAGGTACCGAATTGCGGGGTGTGGCGACCTCACGGTGTGACGTCCATCGGGAGCGGTCAATGTCAACCGCCTGAAACATTCGGGAGTTTCCAGGTAACACGGCCTCCCTACCTTCAAGCGCTATCGACGCCTGGAGGAGGTGCCCGTGCCGCTCGCCGCCCCCACCGAGACCGCGGTGGACACGCACTGCCCGTACTGCGCCCTGCAGTGCGGGATGAGCCTCGACGGCGCCCGGGTCGCGCCGCGCGACTTCCCGGTCAACGCCGGCGGCCTGTGCCAGAAGGGCTGGACGTCGGGGGAGCTCCTCACCTCGCCTTCCCGTCTGACGACACCGCTGATCAGGGTCGACGGCGAACTGCGGCCCGCGTCCTGGCCGCGGGCGCTCGACCTCGTCGCGCGGCGGCTCACCGAGATCCGCGCGGCCAGGGGAGCCGACTCGGTCGCCGTCTTCGGCGGGGGCGGGCTGACCAACGAGAAGGCGTACCTGCTGGGGAAGTTCGCCCGGGTCGCGTTGGGTACCTCGCAGATCGACTACAACGGCCGGTTCTGCATGTCGTCGGCGGCGGCCGCCGGGATCAAGGCGTTCGGCGCCGATCGCGGGATGCCGTTCCCCGTCACGGATCTCGCCGACGCCGACGCGGTCCTGCTCGTCGGGGCGAACCCGGCCGAGACCATGCCGCCGTTCACTCAGCACCTGCGAGGCGCGGACCTGATCGTCGTCGATCCGCGCCGCACTCCGACCGCCGAACTCGCCGGAGTGCACCTCGCTCCCGCGCCGGGCACCGATCTCGCGCTCGCGCAGGGCATTCTGCATGCCGTCGTCGCCGACGGGCTACTGAATCGGTCCTATGTGGACAAGCGAACGAACGGCTTCGAAGAGCTGTGGCGTTCGGTCGCGGCCTGGTGGCCGGAGCGGGTCGAGCAGGTCACCGGGGTCTCCGCCGCCGACCAGCGCCGCGTCGCCGGCAAACTCGCGGCGGCCCGCAACGCCTACGTCCTCACCGCGCGCGGCACCGAGCAGCACGCCAACGGCACCGCGATGGTCAACGCCTGGATCAACCTCGCGCTCGCCCTCGGCCTTCCGGGCCGCCAGGGGTCCGGTTTCGGCTGCCTGACCGGGCAGGGCAACGGCCAAGGCGGGCGCGAGCACGGGCAGAAGGCCGACCAGCTGCCCGGTTACCGCAAGATCGACGACCCCGCGGCCCGCGAGTACGTCGCCGGAGTCTGGGGTGTTCCGCCGGACTCCCTGCCGGGGCCGGGCCGGTCGGCCGTCGAGCTGCTGGAGGCACTCGGCACCGAAAACGGCCCGAGCGCGTTGCTGGTGTTCGGCAGCAACCTCGTCGTTTCGGCGCCCGGCGCCGGGAACATCCAGGACAAGGTGTCCTCTTTGGACTTCCTGGTGGTCTCGGACCTCGTCCTGTCGGAGACCGCGGCGATGGCCGACGTCGTCCTCCCGGTCACGCAGTGGGCCGAGGAGGACGGCACGATGACCAATCTCGAAGGCCGGATCCTCCTGCGGCGCAAGGCGATCGACCCGCCGTCCGGAGTGAAGACCGATCTCTTCGTGCTTTCCGAACTCGCCCGCCGGTTCGGTCAGCCGGACGGACGGTTCCCGGCGGACGCCGAAGCGGTCTTCACCGAGCTCCGGCGGGCGTCCAAGGGCGGTGTCGCCGATTACTCGGGCATCACCTACGACCGGCTCCGGGCAGGCGAAGCTCTCTACTGGCCCGTCCCGGCGGAATCGCATCCCGGCACACCGCGGATGTTCCTCGACGCCTTCGCCCATCCGGACGGCCGCGCGCGGTTCGTCCCGGTGGACCACGTCGGCCCGGCCGAGCCGCCCGACGCCGAATTCCCCTTGCAGGCCACCACGGGCCGGGTCCTGCAGCACTACCAGTCCGGGGCGCAGACCCGGCTGGTCAAGGAGCTGAACGACGTCGTGGCGGAGGTCTTCGTGGAAGTCCATCCGGATACCGCCGCGAGGGCGGGACTGGCCGAGGGTGACCTCGCCGTCGTGCGCTCCCGGCGCGGCGAGACCGTCGCCCGGGTCCGCTGCGTGGCGTCGTCACGCCCCGACCTGGTGTTCCTGCCGTTCCACTTTCCAGGGCGGGGCAGGGCGAATCTGCTGACCAACCCGGCGCTCGACCCGACGAGCCGGATGCCCGAGTTCAAGGTGTGCGCGGTCGCGCTCGCCCCGGCCGAGGTCGTCGCGTGAGCCCCCGGTCGGTGGTCATCGCCGGATACGGGATGGCGGGCGCGCGGCTCGCGGACGAGATCCGGCGCCGCGACCCCGAAGGCGAACGCGTGCGGCTCACCGTCGTCGGCGCGGAGGAGCACACCGCCTACAACCGGGTGCTGCTCTCCTCGGTGGTCGCCGGGAGCATGCGACCCGAAGCCGTCCGGCTGCACGACGACGACTGGGCGTCCAGTGCCCGTGCCGACCTGCGACGAGGCGTCACCGCGACGTCGATCGACAGGGGTATCCGGCGGGTGCACCTCGACGACGGGTCCACCGTGGACTACGACGCGCTCGTGCTCGCCACCGGCGCGAACCCGTGGATGCCGCCGGTCGAAGGGCTCGAACCCGGTCCGGACGTCGTCGCGTTCCGCACCCTCGACGACTGCGCCCGCATCCTCGACGCCGCCGAACTGGGCGCTCCCGTCGCGGTGCTCGGCGGCGGGCTGCTCGGCCTGGAAGCCGCACGAGGTCTCGCCGGTCGCGGAAACCTCGTCACCGTCGTGCATCCGATGCCGCACATCATGGAACGCCAGCTCGACGCGGAATCCGCGCGGGTGCTGACCAGGAAGCTCGAAGAGCTCGGCGTCGGCTTCCGGCTCGGTGCCGGGGCCGCGCGCTATGTCAGTGGCGACGGCCTCAAACTCGACGACGGCACGCACGTGCCCGCCGATCTCCTCGTCGTCTCCACCGGTGTCCGGCCCGAGACGAAACTGGCCGTGGACGCCGGGCTGACCGTCGAGGGCGGCGTCGTCGTCGACGATCTGCTGCGCACCAGCGACGGCCGAATCCACGCGATCGGTGACTGCGCGAAGCATCCGGGCGCGTTCGGCGGTCTCGTGCAACCCGCGTGGGAACAGGCCGCCGTCGTCGCGGATCTGGTCACCGGCACGAACTCCGCGTCCCGTTATCGCGGCACGCAGGCGGTGACGCGGCTCAAGGCCCGCGGCATCGACCTCACCGCGCTCGGCGAGACGATGACCGGCGCGGACGACCGGACCGCCGAAGTGCTCACCTTCAGCGACCCGGCGGGCTGCCGTTACGGCAAGCTCGTCGTGCGCGAGAACCGGGTGGCCGGGGCGATCCTGCTCGGCCTGCCCGACGCGGCCGCGACGATCGCGCAGCTCTACGACCGGCGCACGCCGATACCCGAAGACCGGCTGGCTGTCCTCTTAGGACGCTCTCTGCCGCCCGGGGCGCCCTCGGCGGTGAGCCCGGCCGATCTGCCCGCGGCGGCGGTCATCTGCCGCTGCAACGCGGTGACCAAGGGGCGGCTCGTCGAGGCCTGGCGCGCCGGTGCCACCGACGTCCCGGCCCTCGCCGGAGCGACCAGGGCGACGACCGGTTGCGGCGGCTGCCAGGACGCCGTCGGCGGGGTCGCGAAATGGCTGGCCGCCCAGTGAACCCGAACGTATCCACCAAGGAGGACCGCATGGCAGCTCGGGGCAAACGCTGGATCGAGCACTGGGATCCGGAGAACGAGCGGTTCTGGGAGGAGACCGGGAAGAAGGTGGCCCGGCGGAACCTCTGGTTCTCCGTGCTGGCCGAGCACATCGGCTTCTCCGTCTGGACACTGTGGTCGGTCATGGTCTTGTTCATGGGCCCGCAGTACGGATTCTCGGCCGCCGACAAGTTCCTGCTGGTCTCGACACCGACGCTGATCGGCGCGCTGATGCGGCCGCTGTACACCTTCGCGGTGGCGCGGTTCGGTGGCCGGAACTGGACGATCGTCAGCGCGCTGCTGCTGCTGGCGCCGACGATCCTGGCGGCGATCGCGATGGAGCCGGGCACCTCGCTCGGCACGTTCCTGCTGATCGCCGCGCTCGGCGGGGTCGGCGGCGGGAACTTCGCGTCGTCGATGACCAACATCAACGCGTTCTACCCCGAGAAGCACAAGGGCTGGGCACTCGGACTCAACGCGGGCGGCGGGAATCTCGGCGTGGCGGCGATCCAGCTCATCGGCCTGTTGGTCATCGGCACCGTCGGCGCGACCGCACCCCGGGTGGTGCTGATGATCTACATTCCGCTGATCGTGGTCGCGGCGGTCTGCGCGTACTTCCGCATGGACAACCTCGCCTCGCTGAAGGGTGACACCAAGGCGATGCGCGCGGTCGTCAAGGATCCGCACACCTGGGTGATGTCGTTCCTCTACGTCGGCACGTTCGGTTCTTTCATCGGCTACAGTTTCGCCTTCGGTCTGGTACTGCAGAACCAGTTCGGCCGTACGCCGCTTCAGGCCGCCGCGGTGACGTTTCTCGGCCCGCTGCTCGGCTCGTTCTCACGGCCGACCGGCGGCTGGCTGGCCGACCGGATCGGCGGCGGCAAGATCACCTTCGTGACGTTCGTCGGCATGGCCGCGGCGACCGTGGTGCTGATTCTCGCGTCGACGGCGAACTCGCTGGCGTTGTTCACCGTCGCGTTCATCGTGTTGTTCGTGCTCACCGGGATCGGCAACGGCTCGACGTACAAGATGATCCCGGCGATCTTCCGCGCCAAGGCGAAGGTCGCGATCAGCGAGGGCGCGAACGAGACGCTGGAATTGCTCAAGGCGCGCAAGCTTTCCGGCGCGTTGATCGGGCTGGCCGGGGCGATCGGCGCACTCGGCGGGCTGTTCATCAACCTGGCGTTCCGGCAGTCGTTCGCGGACACGAAAAGCGGGGTGCCGGCGTTCGCCGCCTTCCTGGTGTTCTACGGGTTGTGCTTCGCCGTCACGTGGGCGGTGTACCTGCGCAAGCAGCAGTCGGAGGTGACGAGCGTCCGCGGTCTGGCGCTCGCCGGAGCGGAGGTCTGATGCGGAAGCTCGTCGTCGCGGGACATGGCATGGTCGCACACCGGCTCGTCGAAGCGGTGCGCGCGGAGGACGAGACCGGCGAATGGCGGATCGTGGTCCTCGCCGAGGAGGGACGGCCCGCTTACGACCGTGTCGCGCTGACGTCCTATGTGGACGCCTGGGATCCCGCGTCCCTCGCTTTGGCAGGCGCGGACTACGCGGGCGACTCGCTGGTCGAGCTGCGGCTCGGCGACGCGGTCGCCTCGGTGGACCGGGAGCGCAAGACCGTCGTCACCGAGTCCGGATACGAGCAGCCGTACGACGTGCTCGTCCTCGCGACCGGTTCACGGCCGTTCGTCCCGCCGGTGCCGGGACACGACCTTCCTGGCTGCTTCGTCTACCGGACGATCGAAGACCTCGACGCCATCCGGGAAGCCGCCCAGCGGCCCGGGCGCGGACGTCGTTCGGCGGTCGTCATCGGTGGCGGGCTGCTGGGGTTGGAAGCGGCGAAGGCGTTGCGGGACATGGGTCTCTCGCCGCATGTGGTGGAGATGGCGCCGCGGCTGATGCCGCTGCAGGTCGACGAGGGCGGGGGCGGTCTGCTCCGGCGGCTGATCACCGACCTCGGCGTGACCGTCCACACGGGAACCTCGACCGACGCCATCGAGCCGGACGGCGAACGCTACCTCGCGCGGCTCGGCAACGGCACCGAACTCGACGTCGACCTGGTCGTGTTCTCCGCCGGTATCCGGCCGCGGGACGATCTGGCGCGCTCGTCCGGGCTCGAAGTCGGCGCGCGGGGCGGGGTCCTGGTCGACGACGCCTGCCGGACGTCCGATCCGGCGGTGTACGCGATCGGGGAATGCGCGGCCGTGCACGGCAAGGTGTACGGCATCGTGGCGCCCGGGTACGCGATGGCGGAGATCGTCGCGGCGCGGCTGACCGGTGGCGAGGGCACGTTCCCCGAGCCGGACATGTCGACGAAGCTCAAGCTCATGGGTGTCGACGTCGCCAGCTTCGGTGACGCGCACGCGGCGACCGAGGGCGCGCTCGAGGTCGCGTTCAACGACGCGGTCGCCGGGACGTACAAGAAGCTCGTCGTCTCCGACGACTCGAAGACGTTGCTCGGCGGGGTGCTGGTCGGTGACGCGAGCGAATTCGACACGCTCCGGGCGATGGTCGGCAGGCCGCTGCCCGCCGAACCCGGCGCGATCCTCGCCCCGGCGGGCGGTGGGGCGGCGGTCGGGGTCGACGCGTTGCCCGACGCCGCGCAGATCTGTTCGTGCAACGCGGTTTCCAAGGGCGCGATCACGCACGCGATCACCGAGCAGGGGTGCGATTCGGTCGCCAAGGTCAAGGGCTGCACCCGCGCGGGGACGGCATGCGGATCGTGTGTCCCGCTGCTGGGCAAGCTGCTGACGGCTTGCGGCGTCGAGCAGTCGAAGGCGCTGTGCGAGCACTTCGGCCAGTCGCGCGCGGAGCTGT encodes the following:
- the nirB gene encoding nitrite reductase large subunit NirB — protein: MRKLVVAGHGMVAHRLVEAVRAEDETGEWRIVVLAEEGRPAYDRVALTSYVDAWDPASLALAGADYAGDSLVELRLGDAVASVDRERKTVVTESGYEQPYDVLVLATGSRPFVPPVPGHDLPGCFVYRTIEDLDAIREAAQRPGRGRRSAVVIGGGLLGLEAAKALRDMGLSPHVVEMAPRLMPLQVDEGGGGLLRRLITDLGVTVHTGTSTDAIEPDGERYLARLGNGTELDVDLVVFSAGIRPRDDLARSSGLEVGARGGVLVDDACRTSDPAVYAIGECAAVHGKVYGIVAPGYAMAEIVAARLTGGEGTFPEPDMSTKLKLMGVDVASFGDAHAATEGALEVAFNDAVAGTYKKLVVSDDSKTLLGGVLVGDASEFDTLRAMVGRPLPAEPGAILAPAGGGAAVGVDALPDAAQICSCNAVSKGAITHAITEQGCDSVAKVKGCTRAGTACGSCVPLLGKLLTACGVEQSKALCEHFGQSRAELFQILQATRITTFSETIDRYGTGTGCAVCKPVIASILATLGNGHILAGEQATLQDTNDKFLANLQRNGTYSVVPRIPGGEVTPEKLLVIAQVAMDFGLYTKITGGQRIDLFGATLDQLPLIWRRLVDAGFESGHAYGKSLRTVKSCVGSTWCRYGVQDSVGLAIELELRYRGLRSPHKLKSAVSGCARECAEARSKDFGVIATDKGWNLYVGGNGGATPRHANLLLSEVDTETLIRTIDRFLMFYVRTADRLQRTAPWVEEMEGGLDHLRAVIVDDKLGICEDLDAAMAKHVGDYADEWRGVLEDPEKLAKFSSFVNAPGTPDPTISFRTERDQKVPVLLGIPEVNQ